The DNA region CGGCGACGCGCCCGCTCGATGTCGTCGCGCAGCACCGCGATGAGGGCGGCGTCGCGGCGCACCGGCCGTCCTTCGTAGGCGGGCGGCTGGCAGGCATCGGCGGCCCACGTGTCGATCTCGCGCGGCGTCCTGCCGTCGCACACGTACTGCGGCGGATGGATCCGCGACGAGGTGACGCGACCGGCGGCGGGATCGACCACGAGATCGACGCGGCCGAACGCGCGACCGACGTTGAACGGCTCGACGATCGCGATGCCGCTCACCCGGTGGGCGATGCCGTCGTGGGCATGGCCCGCCGCGATCGCGTCCACCAGGCCCGCCGGCAGCGCCCGCGCCAGCCTGAAGATCTCGCCCTGCTCCCGGCAGCTCGACACGTCGTCGGGATCGCCGAAGGCCTCGCAGCGCCCGCCGGCGTGCGCCAGCAGCACGACCACGGCCGCGCCTTCACTGCGCAGCCGCGTCGCCTCACGCACGACGATGTCGCGCAGCGGCGCGACGGTGAGGCGCACGAGGTTGCGGGGATCGGTGGCCGACGGCGTCGCCGTGGTGGTGACGCCCACCAGGCCGACGCGCACGCCCGCGACGGTGACCATCACCGACGGCCGCACGTTGGGCGGCGTCCACGGTCCGCCTTCGCGCGTGAGGAGATTGGCCGCCAGGAACGGGAAGCGGGCCTGCCTGGCCCGCGCCTCGATGTTGCCCGTCGGGTTGTCCGAGGCGTCGCGCGGGACCGTCCGCGGGCCGACGGGACCGAAGTCGAACTCGTGGTTGCCGATGGTGACCGCGTGATAGCCGAGGGCGTTGTAGGCACGGACGCTGGCCGCCCCCTCGCCCAGGTTGGACTCGAGCGTGCCCTGCCACATGTCGCCGGCATCGACGAGCAGCACGTCGCCGCCCTCGGCACGCCGCGCGGCGCGCAGGTTCTGCACGTAGCCCGAGATCCACGGCAGGGACTCGAGCCGTCCGTGGATGTCGGTCGTGGTGACCAGGGTGATCGTCCGCGGCCCGGCCGCCGTCGCAGGGGCCGGGGCCGGC from Luteitalea sp. TBR-22 includes:
- a CDS encoding bifunctional UDP-sugar hydrolase/5'-nucleotidase, translated to MRRWPFLILLLAAACARPVPAPAPATAAGPRTITLVTTTDIHGRLESLPWISGYVQNLRAARRAEGGDVLLVDAGDMWQGTLESNLGEGAASVRAYNALGYHAVTIGNHEFDFGPVGPRTVPRDASDNPTGNIEARARQARFPFLAANLLTREGGPWTPPNVRPSVMVTVAGVRVGLVGVTTTATPSATDPRNLVRLTVAPLRDIVVREATRLRSEGAAVVVLLAHAGGRCEAFGDPDDVSSCREQGEIFRLARALPAGLVDAIAAGHAHDGIAHRVSGIAIVEPFNVGRAFGRVDLVVDPAAGRVTSSRIHPPQYVCDGRTPREIDTWAADACQPPAYEGRPVRRDAALIAVLRDDIERARRRREQPLGVTAAQAYPHSTRDESPASNLVVDLLRAAHPEADVAIYNATGTRTSLPAGPITYGKLYALLPFDSVVATATLPVATVSEAILRGVTRGPIPIVSGIEVTITCDGTTPRVAVSRNGQVLPADAPLKVVTSEFLSSGGGGYFPDMAERFTLQLDTPMRESIVSVIGSQARGIVAGTVGHHDPDRKRVRVPGNTYPVRCQ